From Bradyrhizobium sp. NDS-1, the proteins below share one genomic window:
- a CDS encoding ABC transporter substrate-binding protein, giving the protein MSDLLRAASALAVTGLVAAIFASPKPVFAGDHLAITSGGGAFQQVQRKVLFEPFSKATGINITEDEYDYSASKIRAMVQTKTVSWDVVFVTAGAAVQLCADGVIETLDWKTLGLDRAKFMGADKNDCGLPDSTSATVITYDKDKLPNGPKTIADLFDLQKYPGKRGLWKGAAINLEWALIADGVAIKDVYKVLNTPAGVDRAFKKLDTIKRDVVWWETGAQPPQLLADAQVIMTAAYNGRIYDAVKNSGKHFEIMWDGAVLNGVAWVIPKGTSRLDEAYKFIAFAGSPRAQADVMNLTAYGPANKDAMALIDPAVLPNLPNAPDHIDNAVLQDPVFWSEKNDELRQRFNTWLAK; this is encoded by the coding sequence ATGAGCGACTTATTGAGAGCCGCCAGTGCTCTGGCGGTGACGGGCTTGGTAGCGGCGATATTCGCGTCGCCGAAACCTGTCTTTGCCGGTGATCATCTCGCGATCACTTCGGGAGGGGGGGCGTTCCAGCAGGTCCAGCGCAAAGTTCTCTTCGAGCCGTTCTCGAAGGCGACCGGGATTAACATCACTGAAGACGAGTACGATTACAGCGCCTCCAAAATCCGCGCCATGGTCCAGACCAAGACCGTCAGCTGGGACGTAGTCTTCGTCACTGCTGGGGCGGCCGTTCAATTGTGCGCGGACGGTGTCATCGAGACGCTAGACTGGAAGACGTTAGGCCTCGACAGGGCCAAGTTCATGGGAGCCGACAAGAATGACTGTGGGTTGCCCGATTCAACTTCAGCGACAGTAATAACTTATGACAAAGATAAGCTGCCGAATGGCCCAAAGACAATCGCCGACCTGTTCGATCTCCAGAAATACCCCGGCAAAAGAGGACTATGGAAAGGGGCGGCAATTAACCTCGAATGGGCGTTAATCGCCGATGGCGTGGCGATCAAGGACGTCTACAAGGTCCTCAACACGCCTGCGGGAGTAGATCGCGCGTTTAAGAAGCTCGACACAATTAAAAGGGACGTTGTCTGGTGGGAGACTGGCGCACAGCCGCCGCAGCTTCTCGCCGATGCCCAAGTTATCATGACGGCTGCCTACAACGGCCGTATCTACGATGCCGTTAAGAATTCCGGGAAGCATTTCGAGATCATGTGGGATGGGGCAGTGCTGAACGGTGTTGCCTGGGTAATTCCCAAAGGCACTTCGCGGCTAGACGAAGCCTACAAATTCATCGCCTTCGCCGGTTCACCCCGGGCTCAGGCCGACGTGATGAACCTCACCGCCTACGGACCCGCCAACAAGGACGCGATGGCACTCATTGATCCCGCGGTTTTGCCCAATCTTCCTAATGCACCGGACCACATTGATAATGCAGTCCTGCAGGATCCAGTCTTCTGGAGCGAGAAAAACGACGAACTACGCCAGCGCTTTAATACGTGGCTCGCAAAGTAG
- a CDS encoding RidA family protein translates to MDKTAPIIWQLPIQRAHHLSGSAGVLSFIGGAGDFDAAGRIRNPDDFERQIQGAMANVAEALAVESCNLDDVVRLKAHYTAERNDWEVIAALARFFTTDPMPAISTVPEPLQPFSGQTIQIQAIAQRGWRTHSDIRSVPRPLPQRRRALFDDRTVTAGLRTGEFIAVANRTAEDVDGTMLHPDDGAAQTHFIMAKHAKTLAALGASFQDSVKMEGYYFGTTREQWVPLAEARASHFREPGPPATVVPCHRLNPEGALTKIEVMAMRELWNGFDKYIPREDHWPKRVWDWPIPLPYRQAIRLRDTIWLGGQVPSRPYSNKGLRVLDGQLLPQTRFTMSYIEDLLRSFERRPADLKLMVCYFISTGTEAETIAFAATLGDYVGGALPAMTLVPKPMMHSPGITVEIWGVAQG, encoded by the coding sequence ATGGACAAGACGGCGCCTATCATTTGGCAACTGCCGATCCAGCGCGCCCACCATCTGTCTGGCAGCGCAGGCGTGTTAAGTTTCATAGGCGGAGCGGGCGATTTCGATGCAGCGGGTCGGATCCGCAATCCTGACGACTTCGAGAGGCAAATCCAAGGCGCCATGGCGAATGTGGCGGAAGCGCTCGCGGTGGAATCCTGTAACCTCGATGACGTCGTGCGGCTTAAGGCGCACTACACTGCCGAACGTAACGACTGGGAGGTGATTGCAGCCCTCGCCCGTTTCTTCACGACCGACCCAATGCCTGCGATCAGCACGGTACCGGAGCCCTTGCAGCCTTTCTCAGGCCAGACAATTCAGATCCAGGCGATCGCCCAACGGGGCTGGCGGACACATTCCGACATCCGATCCGTGCCGCGCCCTTTGCCGCAGCGCAGGAGAGCTCTCTTTGACGACCGGACGGTCACCGCTGGCCTGCGCACCGGTGAGTTCATCGCTGTGGCCAACCGCACGGCGGAGGATGTCGACGGTACGATGCTGCATCCAGACGACGGCGCGGCCCAGACCCACTTCATCATGGCGAAGCACGCCAAGACGCTTGCTGCGCTCGGCGCTTCCTTCCAGGATTCCGTCAAGATGGAAGGCTATTATTTCGGTACGACGCGCGAGCAATGGGTGCCGCTTGCCGAGGCGCGGGCGAGTCACTTTCGTGAGCCGGGCCCGCCGGCGACAGTGGTGCCTTGTCACCGCCTCAACCCAGAGGGAGCGTTGACCAAGATTGAGGTGATGGCCATGCGAGAGCTGTGGAACGGCTTCGACAAATACATCCCGCGTGAGGATCATTGGCCTAAGCGGGTGTGGGATTGGCCGATACCTCTGCCCTATCGTCAGGCGATCAGGCTGCGCGATACTATATGGCTCGGCGGCCAAGTGCCGTCGCGTCCCTACAGCAACAAAGGATTGCGCGTGCTGGACGGTCAGCTCCTGCCGCAGACGCGATTCACGATGAGCTATATTGAGGACTTGCTTCGCTCGTTCGAGCGGAGGCCGGCGGACCTGAAGCTGATGGTCTGCTATTTCATCTCGACCGGTACGGAGGCGGAAACAATAGCTTTTGCCGCGACACTCGGTGATTACGTCGGTGGAGCACTTCCAGCAATGACGCTTGTGCCGAAGCCCATGATGCACAGTCCCGGCATTACCGTGGAGATCTGGGGCGTGGCGCAGGGCTGA
- a CDS encoding ABC transporter ATP-binding protein, which translates to MPSTNDAFVRFWNIQKTYDGETLVVKNLNMEIERGEFLTMLGPSGSGKTTTLMMLAGFEAPTHGSILLAGRSIEKVPPHKRDIGMVFQNYALFPHMTVEENLAFPLKVRKVGKAEAEARIGRALDMVRLGAYGRRRPGQLSGGQQQRVALARALVFDPKLVLMDEPLGALDKQLREHMQLEIKHIHEDLGVTVVYVTHDQGEALTMSDRIAVFNDGAIQQLAAPAELYERPQNAFVAEFIGENNRLHGKIVAMNGRTCTVEIPSAGTVQALAINVETAGRPTVLSLRPERVKLNPAPGSLPNVFSARVTELIYLGDHVRTRVSVCGHEDFVIKLPNSEGAAHLEPGAEITIGWKTEDCRALDAS; encoded by the coding sequence ATGCCAAGCACGAACGATGCGTTTGTCAGGTTTTGGAATATTCAGAAGACTTATGACGGCGAGACGCTCGTCGTTAAGAATCTCAACATGGAGATCGAGCGGGGCGAGTTTCTGACGATGCTGGGGCCTTCCGGCTCCGGCAAGACGACGACACTCATGATGCTGGCGGGCTTCGAGGCGCCCACCCATGGTTCGATCCTGCTGGCGGGTCGGTCGATCGAGAAGGTGCCGCCACATAAGCGCGACATCGGCATGGTGTTCCAAAATTACGCTCTCTTTCCGCATATGACTGTGGAAGAGAATCTTGCCTTCCCTCTCAAAGTTCGAAAAGTCGGCAAGGCCGAGGCCGAGGCCCGGATCGGGCGGGCGCTCGATATGGTTCGGCTCGGCGCCTATGGCCGGCGCCGACCGGGCCAGCTTTCTGGCGGCCAGCAGCAGCGTGTCGCGCTGGCCCGCGCGCTCGTCTTCGATCCCAAGCTCGTGCTGATGGACGAGCCGCTCGGCGCGCTGGACAAACAGCTGCGCGAGCACATGCAGCTTGAGATCAAGCATATCCACGAGGATCTCGGCGTCACCGTGGTCTATGTGACGCATGATCAGGGCGAGGCGCTGACCATGTCGGACCGCATAGCGGTGTTCAACGACGGGGCTATCCAGCAGCTCGCTGCGCCGGCTGAGCTCTACGAGCGGCCGCAAAACGCTTTTGTCGCCGAGTTCATCGGCGAAAACAACCGGCTGCATGGGAAGATTGTGGCGATGAACGGCAGGACCTGCACCGTGGAGATTCCGAGCGCCGGCACCGTGCAGGCGCTGGCCATCAACGTCGAGACGGCTGGCCGGCCGACCGTGCTGTCGTTGCGGCCAGAGCGAGTGAAGTTGAATCCGGCGCCTGGCTCGCTGCCTAATGTGTTTAGCGCGCGTGTTACTGAGTTGATCTATTTGGGTGATCACGTTCGCACCCGTGTCTCGGTGTGCGGCCACGAGGATTTCGTGATCAAGCTGCCGAATTCGGAAGGTGCGGCACACCTCGAGCCTGGCGCGGAGATCACCATCGGGTGGAAAACCGAGGATTGCCGGGCGCTCGACGCGTCGTAA